The proteins below are encoded in one region of Sporosarcina sp. FSL K6-1508:
- a CDS encoding glutaredoxin family protein has translation MKDDVTVYTTTLCPVCRMVKDFLNDSDIPFKEVNVDIRPIAMIKLIGKTKKLTVPQTNMNGEWISGFDPVRMLSVISVESEI, from the coding sequence ATGAAGGATGACGTAACGGTTTATACAACTACACTATGTCCTGTATGCCGAATGGTGAAGGACTTTCTAAATGATTCTGATATACCCTTTAAAGAGGTGAATGTGGATATTCGGCCAATTGCCATGATAAAACTTATTGGGAAAACAAAGAAACTCACAGTTCCACAAACAAATATGAACGGAGAATGGATTTCGGGATTTGACCCCGTCCGTATGCTGAGTGTAATAAGTGTTGAAAGTGAAATCTGA
- a CDS encoding beta-class carbonic anhydrase, which produces MMIDSVLEYNEQFVNDRKYEEFRTTKFPNKKMVIVTCMDTRLIELLPQSMNLRNGDAKIIKNAGGVISHPFGSAMRSILVALYELKASEVCVIGHHGCGMDNINSLETIKKMQDGGISKQTFDTLEFAGIDIEKWLAGFENVEDSVRNSVNMIKKHPLLPIGTPVHGLVIDPETGKLDVVVKDAETR; this is translated from the coding sequence ATGATGATTGATAGTGTTTTGGAATACAATGAACAATTCGTTAATGACCGAAAATATGAGGAGTTCCGTACAACAAAATTCCCAAACAAAAAAATGGTGATTGTCACCTGTATGGATACAAGATTAATTGAACTTTTACCACAGTCTATGAATCTGCGTAATGGGGATGCTAAAATTATCAAAAATGCGGGTGGCGTTATTTCCCATCCATTTGGCAGTGCCATGAGAAGTATTCTTGTTGCTTTGTATGAACTAAAAGCAAGCGAGGTTTGTGTAATAGGGCATCATGGGTGTGGTATGGACAATATAAATTCACTTGAAACGATTAAGAAAATGCAAGATGGAGGAATTTCTAAACAAACATTTGACACATTGGAGTTTGCCGGAATTGATATCGAGAAATGGCTAGCAGGTTTTGAAAATGTAGAAGATAGTGTTCGTAATAGCGTGAATATGATTAAGAAACATCCCCTTCTCCCAATTGGTACACCTGTCCATGGTTTAGTAATCGACCCGGAAACAGGTAAATTAGATGTGGTGGTAAAAGACGCTGAAACTAGATGA
- a CDS encoding polyprenyl synthetase family protein gives MNEELLKNADARYRLAEQEAAHYFKSLSVQLMQKTYVAPLLKDIQSWKKNHIHPYSVVSFFSRGKGKSDSKGYHTYIQWLDYTGKLENYLDRSISYIYLRDLGKALDSPDTQFRVQRAVDSLKNHLTHSNPTDRGGKLEAFSMAGLYQLAMKEGVESTMIWVMEKLKTVSFHIPKGMDAEEAQRKLIKIIAGVVLHVVEEMDAEISPEERSRKLDEAIRLGYSYGLTYPFIDDLLDANVLSNTEKKQYSNLIRSTLITGSVPELEEWTGKNAELIRFIHSELRDAFEYIKVLQRPETRKSFFEQSYVFFNSQEVDRVKDLSNANYTNEEIYIPVILKSSSSRLITRSVISAPEDEGFDTRTFVYGIYNQLADDFADMFDDMKEGRVTPYTYYMKYHDKRSDLINPFELYWTVIFNLIHNVYHSDSKTREVILDRAINGLKRFKKRMGTKKYNEVMRVFAAGNPTLNKVIQRMVRKANDVDFFDKLLRDHMITNLKSESKEQEDFIDTVETVRNQINDFLTIPEAENVSLMREPIIDAANYSLEGDGKRLRPIMTWVMGVNGYGLSESSIVPLLRSLEYMHTASLIFDDLPSQDNASTRRGRPTLHQVHDVAIAELTGLFLTQKAIEEQTYLDQFDSKTVINLIRYSSQIAGDMCRGQEMDLDSRGKQLTLEQLNRMCFYKTGIAFEASLIMPAILAHAEELEMGALKKFARHVGIAFQIKDDLLDVEGDQNVLGKPIGKDAENNNTTFVSILGVVGAKKAMWEHYCIAMETLQEVPRNTTFLKHLLNYIVNRDH, from the coding sequence ATGAATGAAGAGTTACTAAAAAATGCTGATGCACGCTATCGGTTGGCTGAGCAGGAGGCTGCTCATTATTTTAAATCACTTTCTGTGCAACTTATGCAAAAGACTTATGTCGCTCCTTTGCTAAAAGATATACAGTCGTGGAAAAAGAACCATATTCATCCGTATTCAGTAGTTTCTTTTTTTTCGCGTGGAAAGGGAAAATCTGATTCGAAAGGATACCACACGTATATCCAATGGTTGGATTACACAGGTAAACTAGAGAATTACCTGGATCGGAGCATTTCCTATATTTATTTACGAGATTTGGGCAAAGCATTAGATTCACCTGATACACAGTTCAGGGTTCAACGTGCAGTTGATAGTTTGAAAAATCACCTGACTCATTCCAATCCGACAGATCGTGGAGGCAAACTTGAGGCGTTTAGCATGGCCGGGTTGTACCAGTTGGCCATGAAGGAAGGCGTTGAATCCACTATGATCTGGGTGATGGAAAAATTAAAGACTGTATCCTTCCATATTCCAAAGGGGATGGATGCAGAGGAGGCCCAGCGAAAACTTATTAAAATCATAGCAGGGGTAGTCCTGCATGTGGTTGAAGAGATGGACGCTGAGATTTCTCCAGAAGAACGTTCCCGGAAACTTGACGAAGCGATTAGGCTTGGGTATTCCTATGGTCTGACGTATCCATTCATTGACGACCTTCTGGATGCCAACGTTTTATCCAATACAGAGAAAAAACAGTATTCGAATTTAATACGGTCCACACTTATCACAGGATCTGTTCCTGAATTGGAGGAGTGGACTGGAAAAAACGCGGAACTCATCCGATTTATCCATTCGGAACTCCGGGATGCCTTTGAGTATATTAAGGTCCTTCAGAGACCAGAGACAAGAAAAAGTTTTTTTGAGCAGTCCTATGTGTTTTTCAATTCACAGGAAGTGGATCGTGTAAAGGATCTATCCAATGCAAATTACACGAATGAAGAGATTTATATACCTGTCATTTTAAAATCCTCTTCTTCACGCTTGATTACCCGTTCAGTAATCAGTGCACCTGAGGATGAGGGATTCGATACCCGAACATTCGTATATGGTATATACAACCAGCTAGCGGATGACTTTGCAGATATGTTTGATGATATGAAGGAAGGAAGAGTAACACCTTATACCTATTATATGAAATACCATGATAAGCGCTCTGATCTAATTAATCCTTTTGAATTGTACTGGACGGTTATCTTCAATTTAATCCATAATGTCTATCACTCAGATAGCAAGACACGTGAGGTGATACTCGATCGTGCAATAAACGGGCTGAAACGATTTAAAAAACGAATGGGAACTAAAAAATACAATGAGGTTATGAGGGTATTTGCTGCGGGAAATCCTACATTGAACAAAGTTATCCAACGTATGGTTCGAAAAGCGAATGATGTGGACTTCTTTGATAAACTGCTACGGGATCATATGATTACTAATTTGAAAAGTGAAAGCAAAGAGCAAGAAGACTTTATAGATACAGTTGAAACCGTACGTAATCAGATCAACGACTTTTTAACGATACCCGAAGCCGAGAATGTTTCGTTGATGAGAGAGCCAATAATCGATGCTGCAAATTACAGTCTGGAAGGTGATGGAAAGCGATTAAGGCCAATCATGACATGGGTCATGGGTGTTAACGGATATGGGCTAAGTGAGTCGTCAATCGTGCCACTTCTGAGATCATTAGAATATATGCATACTGCATCCCTAATTTTCGATGATCTGCCATCTCAGGATAATGCGTCCACTCGTAGGGGGCGTCCAACCCTACATCAGGTACATGACGTTGCCATAGCGGAATTAACCGGTCTTTTTCTGACCCAAAAAGCGATTGAGGAACAAACATATCTTGACCAGTTCGATTCGAAAACGGTGATAAACTTGATTCGATATTCGTCTCAAATAGCGGGGGATATGTGCAGGGGACAGGAGATGGACTTGGATTCCAGAGGGAAACAATTGACGCTGGAACAATTAAATAGGATGTGTTTTTATAAGACCGGGATCGCATTCGAAGCTTCTCTCATAATGCCTGCAATTCTCGCTCATGCAGAGGAGTTGGAAATGGGTGCTTTGAAAAAATTCGCCCGTCACGTCGGCATTGCATTTCAGATTAAGGATGACTTGCTTGACGTTGAAGGAGATCAAAATGTACTCGGAAAACCTATTGGAAAAGACGCTGAAAACAACAATACGACATTTGTATCAATCCTAGGCGTTGTAGGTGCTAAGAAAGCGATGTGGGAACATTATTGTATTGCCATGGAAACATTGCAAGAAGTACCACGTAATACTACTTTTTTGAAGCATTTACTAAATTATATTGTGAACCGGGATCATTAA
- a CDS encoding ZIP family metal transporter produces the protein MSAMILGGFLFFSISIGGGIAWLVSKLFQNSKAGLSLLCGGFLVGLLAVDIIPNALKMYKSFGIILGVLIGYLFFLVLRNLVHPSIGQSPSVYLLMFAILIHTIPLSMTIGSLMENSIVGITITASVILHHLPEGFALTTAFLTQRKKPWKLFLGFLGLSISFSLFIWIGHYVNLSIKEQGVLMGISIGLIAATSISEFILHNLKVVRAISFIGYILIGYLLSSLFHLLL, from the coding sequence GGGTGGGATTGCTTGGCTAGTATCTAAGCTATTCCAAAATTCAAAAGCAGGATTATCACTCCTCTGTGGTGGATTTTTAGTGGGGTTACTTGCAGTTGATATCATTCCAAACGCGTTGAAGATGTACAAGTCTTTTGGAATCATTCTAGGGGTACTCATTGGTTATCTATTTTTTCTAGTGCTTCGTAATTTAGTCCATCCGTCCATCGGTCAAAGTCCATCCGTTTACTTGCTCATGTTCGCTATACTCATCCATACAATTCCGCTAAGCATGACCATTGGTAGCTTGATGGAGAATTCAATCGTCGGCATCACGATTACAGCTTCAGTCATACTGCATCATCTCCCGGAAGGTTTTGCCCTTACAACTGCATTTTTGACGCAAAGGAAAAAGCCATGGAAGTTATTTCTGGGCTTCCTCGGCTTATCAATTAGTTTTAGTCTATTCATTTGGATTGGGCATTATGTAAATCTGTCTATAAAAGAACAAGGTGTTCTTATGGGGATTTCGATTGGCCTTATTGCAGCTACAAGTATTAGCGAATTTATCTTACATAACCTAAAAGTTGTACGCGCCATATCTTTCATTGGATACATTCTTATTGGTTATTTACTCAGCAGTCTATTTCATCTGTTGTTATAA